One window of the Carnobacterium maltaromaticum DSM 20342 genome contains the following:
- a CDS encoding sensor histidine kinase: MKQKNLIYSLLKVYSLVMILVITSFAVTVSYATFDRNRKDTAKVTQQTASRLADILSENENKINRIAIELTNNQEKVANLFDYFQLSYSDYLSQSLSREGIEGGISSIYLPQKIANLYYADDKIESIAIDLKNYQEILYSNEQKKMGSKEKRMPDLKNQLTLSKTLMNPNTSEQIGTLYVTFSKQELNTIIDNSGAKNQLQTFIFSDRMKQLYANKIPSNNGLLQAEIEKGITKNSEIDFLSLSQQYYIYGSETASGMQVLTAVSKKSVAIQSFNAIFFILLGSALINLFLLYFLYRIFRKYAYQVEDIVASVSQVSSGKLDWRITTADKEAELKDISTGINQMLDGINQYIEDIYTLEIKQKDAHMRALQSQINPHFLYNTLEYIRMYAVSEGAEELADVVYTFATLLRNNTSQEKTTTLKKELEFCEKYVYLYQMRYPGNIAYSFAIDSAIENLVIPKFSIQPLIENYFVHGIDYMRIDNVISVKANIEEDKITILIRDNGKGMSSEKIKDLNQSLMESHSKFGGSIGILNVNERLRSYFGESYRMCIQETQAHGVTISISFEKEKEEV; encoded by the coding sequence TTGAAGCAAAAGAATTTAATTTATTCGTTATTAAAAGTATACTCGTTAGTGATGATTCTAGTCATCACTTCTTTTGCTGTTACGGTGAGTTATGCAACATTTGATCGAAATCGCAAGGATACTGCTAAAGTGACTCAGCAAACCGCCAGTCGTTTAGCTGATATTTTATCAGAAAATGAAAATAAAATTAATCGAATTGCAATTGAATTGACGAATAATCAAGAAAAAGTTGCTAATTTATTTGATTATTTTCAGTTGAGTTATAGTGACTATTTAAGTCAAAGTTTGAGCCGTGAAGGAATTGAAGGTGGGATCAGCAGCATTTATCTTCCCCAAAAAATTGCTAATCTTTATTATGCGGATGATAAAATTGAATCTATTGCGATTGATTTGAAAAACTATCAAGAAATTCTATATTCTAATGAGCAAAAGAAAATGGGGAGTAAGGAAAAGCGCATGCCGGATTTGAAGAATCAACTGACACTTTCGAAAACGTTGATGAATCCGAATACATCGGAACAAATTGGTACATTATATGTTACCTTTTCAAAGCAAGAATTAAATACAATTATTGATAATTCTGGTGCAAAGAATCAACTTCAAACATTTATTTTTTCAGATAGAATGAAACAGTTATATGCAAATAAAATTCCGAGTAATAACGGATTGCTCCAAGCTGAAATCGAAAAGGGGATTACTAAAAATTCTGAGATTGATTTTCTTAGCTTAAGTCAGCAGTATTATATTTATGGCTCGGAAACTGCAAGTGGTATGCAGGTTTTAACAGCAGTATCTAAAAAAAGTGTGGCTATTCAATCGTTTAATGCTATTTTTTTTATTTTATTAGGAAGTGCTTTAATTAATTTATTTTTGCTTTATTTTTTATATCGAATCTTCCGTAAATATGCTTATCAAGTTGAAGATATTGTTGCTTCTGTTAGTCAAGTTTCTAGTGGTAAGTTGGACTGGCGGATTACAACTGCAGACAAAGAAGCTGAATTAAAGGATATTTCAACGGGTATCAATCAAATGTTAGATGGAATTAATCAATATATTGAAGATATTTATACATTAGAGATTAAACAAAAAGATGCACATATGCGTGCGCTGCAATCACAAATTAATCCTCACTTTTTATACAATACGCTAGAGTATATTCGGATGTATGCTGTGAGTGAGGGGGCTGAAGAGCTAGCAGACGTTGTCTATACTTTTGCAACGTTGCTTCGAAATAATACATCTCAAGAAAAAACAACAACGCTTAAGAAGGAATTGGAGTTTTGTGAAAAATACGTTTACCTTTATCAAATGCGGTATCCAGGCAATATCGCCTATTCTTTTGCAATTGATTCAGCCATCGAGAATTTAGTTATTCCCAAATTTTCAATCCAACCACTAATTGAAAATTATTTTGTCCATGGTATTGATTATATGCGGATTGATAATGTCATCAGTGTTAAAGCGAATATTGAAGAAGATAAAATTACGATTCTCATTCGTGATAATGGAAAAGGAATGTCTTCAGAAAAAATTAAGGATTTGAACCAATCTTTAATGGAATCCCATAGTAAATTTGGAGGATCAATTGGGATTTTAAATGTTAATGAACGTTTGCGTTCTTACTTTGGGGAAAGTTATCGGATGTGTATTCAAGAAACACAAGCACACGGCGTTACCATTTCAATCTCATTTGAAAAAGAAAAGGAGGAAGTTTAG
- a CDS encoding ABC transporter permease, whose amino-acid sequence MKNKAFLLMALPGAIWLVLFFYIPVLGNVVAFKDFQYSDGGFFKSLSQSPWVGFENFKFLFSSSNAYLITRNTVLYNVGFILINLLFAIVFAVILSEIRSKKMIKVYQTSMLLPYFISWVIISYFVYAFLSPDKGLLNAIITGNGGEAINWYNEPRFWPFILLFLGVWKGIGYNSIIYFASIMGIDPTYYEAAMVDGATKWQQIKNVTIPQLVPLITILSILAVGNIFKADFGLFYQIPRNSGALYEVTSVLDTYIYNGLTSSGDIGMASAAGLYQSVVGCILVVGANLFVRRFDEESALF is encoded by the coding sequence ATGAAAAATAAAGCCTTTTTATTAATGGCGTTACCTGGAGCAATTTGGTTAGTGTTATTTTTCTACATTCCAGTACTAGGAAACGTTGTGGCATTTAAAGACTTTCAGTATTCAGATGGAGGTTTCTTTAAAAGTTTAAGTCAAAGTCCTTGGGTAGGATTTGAAAATTTTAAGTTTTTATTTAGTTCATCAAACGCATACTTAATTACGCGGAACACAGTTTTGTATAATGTTGGATTTATTTTAATCAACTTACTCTTTGCAATTGTTTTTGCAGTTATTTTAAGTGAGATTCGTTCGAAAAAAATGATTAAAGTGTATCAAACATCTATGCTATTACCTTATTTTATTTCATGGGTTATCATCAGTTATTTTGTGTATGCATTCTTAAGCCCAGATAAAGGTTTGCTAAATGCAATTATTACTGGCAATGGTGGAGAAGCAATTAACTGGTACAATGAACCAAGGTTCTGGCCATTTATTTTACTATTCTTAGGGGTTTGGAAGGGAATTGGTTATAACAGTATCATTTACTTTGCAAGCATCATGGGAATTGATCCAACTTATTATGAAGCTGCAATGGTCGATGGAGCAACTAAGTGGCAACAGATTAAAAACGTTACGATCCCACAGTTGGTTCCACTAATTACGATTTTATCTATTTTAGCAGTAGGAAATATTTTTAAAGCGGATTTTGGGTTGTTCTACCAAATTCCAAGAAATTCAGGTGCACTATATGAAGTTACTTCTGTTTTAGATACGTATATCTACAATGGATTAACAAGTAGTGGAGACATTGGAATGGCGTCAGCAGCAGGCTTATATCAATCTGTTGTAGGATGTATTCTCGTAGTAGGAGCCAATTTATTTGTTCGTAGATTTGATGAAGAATCAGCTTTATTCTAA
- a CDS encoding response regulator transcription factor, with product MYRMLLVDDEYMILAGLQKLIPWQELGIEIVGTAKNGQEALDFVRNNVVDIVISDVTMPLLSGIEFIRQAQSEDIYFHFLILSGYQEFDYVKEGLRMGADNYLIKPVDKVELIETLEKIIKELNSEAEQLQTQSVLFDYLLQGWTHDDIDYIELRKMIKRYGYRLTDRPYTALIIAYPMEAEEALIEFIADQKQGMYYKQNDDQSYTVIFDGSKEELKAFIKDYQQFSQSLLGDFLIGVGETVNEIVEVASSYEHALHALQIRNFYQIKGLELTKQIETGMIPQLSFTKFNQALYIRDFDTIREEVDMMLEKLRKHGALPEYSRQMIFLIFMDLYRQFENLDESFYQVNFEKIATAQSFEGLESVIEETLLEIKHVKKERSYSQNTQHMLEIITKRYSEDLSLKVVADELFLNVMYLGQIFKKETQKSFSQYLNQYRIKKAQNLLVQSDGNINEIAIAVGYTSAGYFYKNFKKICGISPKEFRERFENSYDPIDS from the coding sequence ATGTATCGGATGTTGCTAGTTGATGATGAGTATATGATTTTAGCAGGATTACAAAAACTTATTCCTTGGCAAGAATTAGGGATAGAAATAGTTGGTACAGCAAAAAATGGTCAAGAAGCATTAGATTTTGTGAGAAACAATGTTGTAGATATTGTTATTTCTGATGTGACGATGCCTTTACTTTCAGGAATAGAATTTATTAGACAGGCTCAAAGCGAAGATATTTATTTTCATTTTTTAATTCTTTCAGGCTATCAAGAATTTGATTATGTCAAAGAAGGCTTACGAATGGGCGCTGACAACTATTTAATTAAACCTGTCGATAAAGTTGAATTAATTGAGACATTAGAGAAAATAATAAAAGAATTAAATAGTGAAGCAGAACAATTACAAACCCAGAGCGTTCTTTTTGATTATCTACTGCAAGGATGGACTCACGATGATATTGACTACATTGAGTTACGGAAAATGATTAAACGCTATGGTTATAGGCTGACAGATCGACCTTATACAGCTTTAATTATTGCCTATCCTATGGAAGCTGAAGAAGCACTAATCGAATTTATTGCTGACCAAAAGCAAGGGATGTACTATAAACAAAATGATGATCAGTCTTATACGGTTATTTTTGATGGATCAAAAGAAGAATTAAAAGCTTTTATAAAGGACTATCAGCAATTCAGTCAGTCTCTATTAGGTGATTTTTTAATTGGAGTAGGTGAGACTGTTAATGAAATAGTCGAGGTTGCTTCAAGTTATGAGCATGCTTTACATGCGCTTCAAATTCGTAATTTTTATCAAATAAAAGGATTGGAATTAACGAAGCAAATAGAAACAGGTATGATTCCGCAATTATCTTTTACAAAATTTAATCAAGCACTTTATATTCGTGATTTTGATACAATTCGTGAAGAAGTAGATATGATGTTGGAAAAGTTGCGTAAACACGGTGCTTTACCGGAGTATTCTCGTCAAATGATTTTTTTAATTTTTATGGATCTCTATCGCCAATTTGAAAACTTAGATGAATCTTTTTATCAAGTTAATTTTGAAAAAATTGCTACGGCTCAATCGTTTGAAGGATTAGAAAGTGTAATTGAAGAGACGTTGCTTGAAATTAAGCATGTGAAGAAAGAACGATCTTATAGCCAAAATACGCAGCATATGTTAGAAATTATTACAAAACGTTATTCAGAAGATCTTTCTTTGAAAGTAGTTGCGGATGAATTGTTTTTAAATGTGATGTATTTGGGCCAAATTTTTAAAAAAGAAACTCAGAAAAGTTTTTCCCAATATTTAAATCAATACCGAATTAAAAAAGCGCAAAATTTATTGGTCCAGTCTGATGGGAATATAAATGAAATTGCAATTGCTGTGGGATATACAAGTGCAGGATATTTTTATAAAAATTTCAAAAAAATATGTGGGATTTCACCAAAGGAATTTCGTGAACGATTTGAAAATAGTTATGACCCAATTGATAGTTAA
- a CDS encoding ABC transporter substrate-binding protein codes for MKKSWKKLAVGSALGLILAGSLAGCSGLKGDATKKKEGASDSGAPTLLMYQIGDKPDNYDELMKVANKKIEAETGVQLNLQYIGWGDYEKKMSVITSSGENYDIALANNYVTNAQKGAYADLTDLAPKLAKDAYDMLDPAYIKGNLIDGKLYAFPVNANVFAEQVLTFNKQFLDKYNLDISNVKSYQDIGELLKVVKEKEPTVTPLAAGQGFKVESNMDYPITNGMPFAIDLLGDDSKIINQYDNDRMKTNLKTMHEYYQAGYIAQDAATSNTDHPLEGKTWFIRQETQGPYDYGDTILTTAAGQPLVSKPVTLPIKTTGAAQMANFVVSSNSKNKEKAVEVLGLINSNPELLNGLVYGIEGEAWEKVGDNQVKLLDGYQPKTHMSAWNTGNNKIIYVQDSITEDQIAERDKKIGEAEQSPILGFNFNTESVKSEITNIANVMNQYIDGLNTGTLDPDKAIPEMNAKLEKAGLDKVQTEMQKQYDAFRKE; via the coding sequence ATGAAGAAAAGCTGGAAAAAGTTAGCAGTTGGTAGTGCGTTAGGATTAATACTTGCTGGAAGTTTGGCTGGATGTTCAGGTTTGAAAGGTGATGCAACAAAGAAAAAAGAAGGCGCAAGCGATTCAGGTGCACCGACTTTATTAATGTACCAAATCGGTGATAAACCTGATAATTATGATGAATTAATGAAAGTAGCAAATAAAAAAATTGAAGCTGAGACTGGAGTTCAATTGAATTTACAGTATATCGGTTGGGGTGATTACGAAAAGAAAATGTCCGTTATCACGTCTTCAGGTGAGAACTATGATATCGCTTTAGCTAATAATTATGTCACAAATGCTCAAAAAGGTGCGTATGCTGATTTAACAGATTTAGCTCCTAAATTAGCTAAAGATGCTTATGATATGTTAGATCCAGCTTATATTAAAGGAAATTTAATTGATGGTAAGCTATATGCTTTCCCAGTTAACGCCAATGTGTTTGCTGAACAAGTTCTAACGTTTAATAAACAATTTTTAGATAAATACAATTTAGATATTTCAAATGTGAAATCTTATCAAGATATTGGAGAATTATTAAAAGTTGTTAAAGAAAAAGAACCAACAGTTACACCTTTAGCTGCTGGACAAGGATTTAAAGTGGAATCAAATATGGACTATCCAATTACAAATGGAATGCCATTTGCGATTGATTTATTAGGTGATGATTCAAAAATTATTAACCAGTATGACAATGACCGTATGAAAACTAATTTAAAAACAATGCATGAATACTACCAAGCTGGTTATATTGCTCAAGATGCAGCAACAAGTAATACAGATCATCCATTAGAAGGTAAAACGTGGTTCATTCGTCAAGAAACACAAGGACCGTACGACTACGGCGATACAATTTTAACAACTGCAGCAGGTCAACCTTTAGTATCAAAACCTGTTACATTACCAATCAAAACAACAGGAGCTGCACAAATGGCTAATTTTGTTGTTTCAAGTAACTCGAAAAATAAAGAAAAAGCAGTTGAAGTTTTAGGACTTATCAATTCTAATCCTGAATTATTAAATGGGTTAGTCTACGGTATTGAAGGCGAGGCATGGGAAAAAGTTGGGGACAATCAAGTTAAATTATTAGATGGCTACCAACCAAAAACACATATGTCTGCATGGAATACAGGAAACAATAAAATTATTTATGTGCAAGATTCAATCACTGAGGACCAAATCGCTGAGCGTGATAAAAAAATCGGTGAAGCAGAACAATCTCCAATTTTAGGTTTTAACTTCAATACAGAATCAGTGAAATCAGAGATTACAAATATTGCCAATGTAATGAATCAATATATTGATGGTTTAAATACTGGTACATTAGATCCTGATAAAGCAATTCCTGAAATGAATGCGAAGTTAGAAAAAGCAGGACTTGATAAAGTTCAAACTGAAATGCAAAAGCAATATGATGCATTCCGAAAAGAATAA
- a CDS encoding carbohydrate ABC transporter permease, translating into MKKKKVTQLTVRTFGKKADFLFNLLVGIFAFSCVFPFIFVIIISLTSETSLVTNGYALIPQEWSFDGYRYLAEMKDQILQALFITVFVTVVGTLINVTFTSTYAYAISRPSFKYRRFFTIFALITMLFSPGMVPNYIVMTNMLQLKDTVWALILPMALSPFNIIVMRTFFKRSVPDAIIESAKIDGASELRVFLQIVLPLAVPGIATISLFAALGYWNDWFNALLYIQSDNLIPLQYLLMKIQSNIEYMTQNAGMSAQLSGGAAAIPKEATRMAMVVISTLPIACSYPFFQRYFVSGLTIGGVKE; encoded by the coding sequence ATGAAAAAAAAGAAAGTGACACAATTAACGGTTAGAACTTTTGGGAAAAAAGCTGATTTTCTATTCAATCTCTTAGTTGGAATATTTGCCTTTTCGTGTGTTTTTCCCTTTATTTTCGTCATTATCATTTCGTTGACGAGTGAAACATCGTTAGTAACTAATGGCTATGCACTTATTCCTCAAGAATGGAGTTTTGATGGCTATCGTTATTTGGCAGAAATGAAAGATCAGATTTTACAAGCGTTGTTTATCACTGTGTTTGTAACGGTTGTTGGAACATTAATCAATGTTACCTTTACATCAACTTATGCTTACGCAATTTCAAGACCTTCATTTAAATATCGTCGTTTCTTCACTATTTTTGCATTAATCACAATGTTGTTTAGTCCAGGGATGGTTCCTAACTACATTGTTATGACAAACATGCTTCAATTAAAAGATACGGTATGGGCGTTAATATTACCAATGGCATTAAGTCCCTTTAATATTATTGTAATGCGAACGTTCTTTAAACGGTCAGTTCCAGATGCCATTATTGAATCAGCAAAAATTGATGGTGCTAGTGAATTAAGAGTTTTTTTACAGATTGTTTTACCGCTAGCTGTTCCTGGGATTGCGACAATCAGTCTATTTGCAGCTTTAGGGTATTGGAATGATTGGTTTAACGCTTTACTTTATATTCAAAGTGACAATTTAATCCCATTACAGTATTTATTGATGAAAATTCAATCAAACATTGAATATATGACACAAAATGCTGGTATGAGTGCTCAATTATCAGGTGGAGCAGCAGCAATTCCAAAAGAAGCAACACGTATGGCAATGGTGGTTATTTCAACTTTACCAATTGCATGTAGTTATCCATTCTTCCAAAGATACTTTGTTAGTGGATTAACAATTGGTGGAGTTAAAGAATAA
- a CDS encoding response regulator transcription factor, producing MKILIVDDEPKILDVIEAYLVVNGHLVYRAETGSQALEKYRVVGPDLIILDWMLPDSSGMEVCQEIRLESSVPIIMLTAKAGEKNIISGLKMGADDYVVKPFSPKELVMRVETVLRRTGYQAKTQKIKFNDGKLVIDVLGKQVFQSNQLVCLTGTEFDLLQIFAESPEQIFSREQLIEHVKGIEFDGMDRVIDSHIKNLRQKIEDNPKKPEFILTVHGRGYRFGGKK from the coding sequence ATGAAAATATTAATTGTCGATGATGAACCTAAAATATTAGATGTGATTGAAGCTTATTTAGTTGTGAATGGGCATCTGGTTTATCGAGCAGAAACGGGTTCTCAAGCACTGGAAAAGTATCGTGTAGTTGGTCCAGATTTAATTATTTTAGACTGGATGTTGCCAGATAGTAGCGGTATGGAGGTTTGTCAGGAAATTCGCTTGGAATCTTCTGTGCCGATTATCATGCTCACAGCGAAAGCTGGTGAAAAAAATATTATCTCTGGGTTGAAAATGGGGGCAGACGATTATGTGGTAAAACCGTTCAGTCCAAAAGAATTAGTTATGAGAGTAGAAACAGTGCTAAGGCGGACGGGTTATCAAGCGAAAACGCAGAAAATTAAGTTTAATGATGGCAAATTAGTGATAGATGTATTGGGCAAACAAGTTTTTCAAAGCAATCAGCTAGTTTGTCTAACTGGAACTGAGTTCGACTTGTTACAGATTTTTGCTGAATCTCCAGAACAAATTTTTTCAAGAGAGCAATTAATAGAACACGTTAAAGGGATTGAATTTGATGGGATGGATCGAGTGATTGATTCACATATTAAAAATTTGCGTCAAAAAATTGAAGATAATCCCAAAAAACCTGAATTTATTTTAACTGTTCATGGTAGAGGCTATCGCTTTGGAGGAAAAAAATGA
- a CDS encoding ABC transporter ATP-binding protein, whose amino-acid sequence MTSKEKILQVKGLKQFFNVGQSNEVQAVNDISFDVFKGETFGLVGESGCGKSTTGRAIIRLYDPTSGEIIFQDKEVHDIKGKKDMLSFRRDMQMIFQDPYASLNPKMKVRDLIAEGIDIHGLAESTADRNKQVDELLKTVGLNPDHSTRYPHEFSGGQRQRIGIARALAVQPKFIICDEPISALDVSIQAQVVNLLMELQKEKGLTYLFIAHDLSMVKYISDRIGVMYYGRLVELAPADEVYNNPLHPYTESLLSAVPLPDPNYERSRIRIPYQPREATGAEEKLREITPGHFVYCTEADIPALQAKAASYKK is encoded by the coding sequence ATGACAAGTAAAGAAAAAATTCTTCAAGTAAAAGGTTTAAAACAATTTTTTAACGTAGGTCAATCAAATGAAGTTCAAGCAGTTAATGATATTAGCTTTGATGTTTTTAAAGGGGAAACTTTTGGATTAGTTGGTGAGTCTGGTTGTGGAAAGTCAACAACTGGTCGTGCCATCATCCGTTTATATGATCCAACATCTGGTGAAATTATTTTCCAAGATAAAGAAGTTCATGATATCAAAGGTAAAAAAGATATGTTGAGTTTTAGACGTGATATGCAAATGATCTTCCAAGATCCGTATGCATCATTAAATCCTAAAATGAAAGTTCGCGATCTGATTGCTGAAGGTATTGACATTCATGGCTTAGCAGAATCTACGGCTGATCGTAATAAACAAGTTGATGAATTGCTAAAAACAGTTGGGTTAAATCCTGACCATTCAACACGTTATCCGCATGAGTTCTCTGGTGGACAACGTCAACGGATTGGGATTGCTCGTGCATTAGCTGTGCAACCTAAATTCATCATCTGTGATGAGCCAATTTCAGCTTTAGATGTATCGATTCAAGCGCAGGTTGTTAACTTGTTGATGGAATTACAAAAAGAAAAAGGCTTGACGTATTTATTTATTGCCCATGATTTATCAATGGTTAAATATATTAGTGATCGTATCGGTGTAATGTATTACGGTCGTCTAGTAGAATTGGCACCAGCTGATGAAGTTTACAATAATCCGTTACATCCATATACTGAAAGTTTGTTATCTGCTGTACCATTACCAGATCCTAACTATGAGCGTAGCCGTATCCGGATTCCGTATCAACCAAGAGAAGCAACTGGAGCAGAAGAAAAGCTAAGAGAAATTACTCCTGGACATTTTGTTTATTGTACAGAAGCAGATATTCCAGCTTTACAAGCGAAAGCTGCTAGTTATAAAAAGTAA
- a CDS encoding sensor histidine kinase has protein sequence MIRTIKGHFISSFILIACLIIGAISLTTLILVNRHFDRYIVERQEDRLAEIKHSLEFSFVNEEGNWDLAEIEKIGESALDSGIDITVYSNENERIWQTTKQSMGHMRMNGKHHKMMNQENQNKDLEYVEKNVVLKDGKQAIGQVQFGYYGPLTYSDHDVAFISAMRRSLILIAIFALTFSLFFATWVARKLSLPLIQVNRFTQAIAKGHYNEKTPPKSSTKEVNELIISVQDLSNQLEQQEELRNRLSSDISHEIRTPLTTLKGHIEAMLDGVWEPTPERLKSCYEEVNRLSRLIGDIDKITALEAQQEVVRKSRFDLYQLAQTVALTFEPLIFQKGIQFELTGEKTFIDADQDKISQIILNLLSNALKFTESGGKIQVKVKIKDQFAVLMVEDSGCGIDSTDLEHIFDRFYMADDSRKQNNEGQGIGLAIVKSIVKAHDGTVSVSSSVNLGTRFIIQLPLANTK, from the coding sequence ATGATTCGTACAATAAAAGGGCATTTTATTTCTTCGTTTATTTTAATTGCTTGTTTAATTATTGGAGCGATTAGTTTGACGACCTTAATTTTAGTTAATCGGCATTTTGACCGCTATATTGTTGAACGACAAGAAGATCGTTTGGCTGAAATCAAACATTCTTTGGAGTTCAGTTTTGTCAATGAGGAAGGGAATTGGGACCTAGCTGAGATTGAAAAAATTGGGGAGTCTGCACTAGATTCAGGTATTGATATTACAGTTTACAGTAATGAAAATGAACGAATCTGGCAAACGACGAAACAATCTATGGGACATATGAGAATGAATGGGAAACATCATAAAATGATGAACCAAGAAAATCAAAATAAAGACTTGGAGTATGTTGAAAAAAATGTTGTACTAAAGGATGGCAAACAAGCAATCGGTCAAGTGCAGTTTGGGTATTATGGACCATTGACCTATAGTGATCATGATGTGGCTTTTATCTCAGCAATGCGTAGAAGTTTAATCTTAATTGCCATTTTTGCTTTGACTTTTTCTTTATTTTTTGCGACTTGGGTTGCACGAAAATTAAGTCTGCCATTAATTCAGGTTAATCGTTTTACACAAGCAATTGCAAAAGGTCATTACAATGAAAAAACACCACCAAAATCCTCAACTAAAGAGGTGAATGAGTTAATTATTTCTGTCCAGGATTTATCTAATCAGTTGGAGCAACAAGAGGAATTGAGAAATCGGCTATCTAGTGATATTTCTCATGAAATTAGAACGCCTTTAACGACTTTAAAGGGACATATAGAAGCAATGTTAGATGGTGTCTGGGAGCCAACGCCAGAACGTTTAAAAAGTTGCTATGAAGAAGTTAACCGCTTAAGTCGATTGATTGGCGATATTGATAAGATTACAGCATTGGAAGCGCAACAAGAAGTTGTTCGGAAATCAAGGTTTGATCTTTATCAGTTAGCCCAAACAGTTGCATTGACTTTTGAGCCTTTAATCTTTCAAAAGGGCATTCAGTTTGAATTAACTGGTGAAAAAACGTTTATTGATGCCGATCAAGATAAAATTAGTCAAATTATTTTGAACCTATTAAGCAACGCACTTAAATTTACTGAATCGGGTGGTAAGATTCAAGTGAAGGTTAAAATAAAAGATCAATTTGCTGTTTTAATGGTAGAGGACTCTGGTTGTGGTATTGATTCTACTGACTTGGAACATATCTTTGACCGCTTTTATATGGCAGACGACTCTAGAAAACAGAATAACGAAGGGCAAGGAATTGGGCTAGCTATTGTAAAAAGCATTGTTAAAGCTCATGATGGAACAGTTAGTGTTAGTAGCTCGGTAAACTTAGGAACAAGGTTTATAATTCAATTGCCATTGGCAAATACTAAATAA
- a CDS encoding YesL family protein codes for MLGKYLETFFNRCYLFIKLSLIFWGLSFTGGLIFGIGPALVTIASLFLEYRWEYKQMNKATWWKIYKENFKKSTILFYIFGAISVFLAYNLYLSVQITGLLFLMIDFLIIFALVILSSAFWFAILIQSQYDCSLKDTLKLAAILSFMSFKNTLVLTIGGVVLIMITYKFPGLILFGSIGFWIIFVANVSQPLFTKLDEQLVSLES; via the coding sequence ATGTTAGGAAAATATTTGGAAACTTTTTTCAATCGTTGTTATTTATTTATCAAACTAAGCTTAATTTTTTGGGGATTAAGTTTTACGGGTGGGCTAATTTTTGGTATTGGTCCAGCATTAGTAACAATCGCTAGTTTATTTCTAGAATATCGCTGGGAATACAAGCAAATGAACAAAGCCACATGGTGGAAAATCTATAAAGAGAACTTTAAAAAGAGTACTATTTTATTTTATATATTTGGTGCAATTAGTGTTTTCTTAGCTTATAATTTATACTTGTCCGTACAAATTACAGGGCTATTATTTTTAATGATTGATTTCCTAATTATTTTTGCTTTAGTTATTTTAAGTAGTGCTTTTTGGTTTGCAATATTGATCCAAAGTCAATATGATTGTTCTTTAAAAGACACGCTTAAATTAGCGGCCATTTTATCGTTTATGAGTTTTAAAAATACGTTGGTTTTAACAATTGGTGGAGTGGTATTGATTATGATAACGTATAAGTTTCCAGGTTTGATTTTATTTGGTAGCATCGGTTTTTGGATTATTTTTGTTGCCAATGTTTCTCAACCACTGTTTACCAAATTAGATGAACAATTGGTGAGTTTAGAAAGTTGA